A single Tachypleus tridentatus isolate NWPU-2018 chromosome 9, ASM421037v1, whole genome shotgun sequence DNA region contains:
- the LOC143227084 gene encoding uncharacterized protein LOC143227084: MKVLFAAFVVVVSLTMTNGNSIDMMWKLMCSIKNDSAKVNHLRVCMGECNKQRAEWLPDAITKCEYSKFSYGNFEEFVREMCNAEKEADMKEVKECIANEIVKTGEDLDEAMSEAVKNCF, encoded by the exons ATGAAAGTTCTGTTTGcagcttttgttgtggtcgtAAGCCTGACAATGACGAACGGCAATTCTATAGACATGATGTGGAAATTGATGTGCA gtATTAAAAACGATTCTGCAAAAGTGAATCATCTGAGAGTGTGCATGGGAGAATGTAATAAACAACGAGCAGAATGG cTTCCAGATGCAATTACAAAATGTGaatattcaaaattttcttaTGGTAATTTTGAAGAGTTCGTGAGAgaaatgtgcaatgcagaaaaaGAAGCGGATATGAAG GAAGTAAAGGAATGTATCGCTAATGAAATTGTAAAAACTGGAGAGGATCTGGACGAAGCAATGTCTGAGGCTGTTAAGAACTGTTTCTGA